From a region of the Hymenobacter jejuensis genome:
- a CDS encoding glutaminase family protein — protein sequence MLLKRISTQLWLAATLLAGTAQAQQLRAPAYPLVTIDPYTSVWSFGDQLYGQPTKHWTGRTQGLLGYLRVDGKTYNFLGKPDTPPTMLAASSEIQPATYRYTNTAPPSDWQKPAFNATTWTTGKGLLTTEDNAPGVHSKWKGDDVWVRRTIELKEAPKGSLSLYMLHDDDVDVYLNGEPAFACAPCFSAEYQEFPIAAKAAATLHKGQNIIALHCKNTGGPGLLDVGLVGPKPTDTRLTATQKAVRLTATQTSYQFACGPVQLDVTFTSPLLLDDLAVLSRPASYITFRAQATDGKTHDVQLYMGASPQLAINTPGQVVEWQRSTAGPLTLLRTGTKDQNVLGTKGDNVRIDWGYAYVGVDSKAATTRISEAKVSRAAFQQTGALPKNDDAQASRAANDRPVELAAVFNLGKIGQSSVNQHIILGYDDVYSVEYFGQKLRAWWRKDGTTTEQMLQAAERDYDRVVAACTKFDSDMAQEAQVAGGSQYAQLCALAYRQSIAAHKLVAGPDGKPLFFSKENFSNGSIGTVDITYPSAPLFLRYNPTLLKGMMDPIFYYTESGKWTKPFAAHDVGTYPLATGQTYGEDMPVEESGNMLILAAAIAAAEGNANYAKQHWPALTTWAQYLQKAGLDPENQLCTDDFAGHLAHNANLSVKAILGLASYGRLAGMQGDNATAATYQKLAKDMAQQWVQMAKDGDHYSLTFDQKGTWSQKYNLVWDKLLRLDVFPADIAATEINYYLTKQQPYGLPLDSRKTYSKSDWILWTATLADSPADFQKIIQPVYRYANETSDRIPLSDWHETTDGKSVGFRARSVVGGYFIKMLEKDLARKPLK from the coding sequence ATGCTTTTGAAGCGCATTTCGACACAGTTATGGCTGGCTGCGACGTTGTTAGCAGGCACGGCCCAGGCCCAACAGCTCCGCGCGCCGGCCTACCCGCTCGTCACCATCGACCCGTACACCAGCGTGTGGTCGTTTGGCGATCAGCTTTACGGGCAACCGACCAAGCACTGGACCGGCCGCACTCAAGGCTTACTCGGCTACCTGCGCGTGGACGGCAAAACGTATAACTTTCTGGGCAAACCCGACACGCCGCCTACTATGCTGGCGGCCAGCTCTGAAATCCAGCCCGCCACCTATCGCTACACCAACACGGCCCCACCCAGCGATTGGCAGAAACCTGCTTTCAACGCTACTACTTGGACGACCGGCAAAGGCTTGCTCACAACCGAAGACAACGCGCCGGGCGTCCACTCTAAATGGAAAGGAGATGACGTGTGGGTACGGCGCACCATTGAGCTAAAAGAGGCACCGAAAGGCTCGCTAAGCTTATACATGCTGCACGACGACGATGTAGACGTGTACCTCAATGGCGAACCGGCTTTCGCGTGTGCGCCCTGTTTTTCAGCTGAATACCAAGAGTTTCCGATTGCGGCGAAAGCTGCGGCTACTTTGCATAAAGGCCAGAATATCATAGCGTTGCATTGCAAGAACACCGGAGGCCCTGGCTTGCTGGATGTGGGCCTTGTGGGACCTAAACCAACCGATACGCGCCTGACCGCCACCCAGAAAGCGGTTCGGCTCACGGCTACCCAGACCAGCTACCAATTTGCCTGCGGACCCGTGCAGCTGGACGTAACGTTCACGTCGCCGTTGCTACTCGATGATTTAGCCGTTCTGTCGCGGCCCGCTTCGTATATCACGTTCCGTGCCCAGGCCACCGACGGCAAAACGCACGATGTGCAGCTATACATGGGCGCGTCGCCGCAACTGGCAATTAACACGCCGGGCCAAGTGGTGGAATGGCAGCGCAGCACCGCTGGCCCACTAACACTGCTCCGAACGGGCACCAAAGACCAGAATGTGTTGGGCACCAAGGGCGACAACGTCCGCATCGATTGGGGCTATGCGTATGTGGGAGTTGATAGCAAAGCGGCCACCACCCGCATCAGCGAGGCGAAAGTATCGCGGGCCGCTTTTCAGCAAACCGGAGCCTTGCCCAAAAATGACGATGCCCAAGCCTCCCGCGCCGCCAACGACCGACCGGTGGAGCTAGCGGCGGTATTTAATCTGGGTAAAATCGGGCAATCTTCTGTCAATCAACATATTATATTAGGCTACGACGATGTGTATTCGGTAGAATACTTCGGGCAGAAGCTGCGGGCATGGTGGCGCAAAGACGGCACCACGACCGAGCAAATGCTGCAAGCCGCTGAACGTGACTACGACCGTGTGGTAGCGGCTTGCACTAAGTTCGATAGCGACATGGCCCAGGAAGCGCAAGTTGCCGGAGGCTCGCAGTACGCGCAGCTTTGCGCTTTGGCCTACCGCCAATCCATCGCTGCGCATAAGTTGGTAGCCGGCCCAGATGGCAAACCGTTGTTTTTTTCCAAAGAGAATTTCAGCAACGGCTCCATCGGCACCGTAGACATTACCTATCCGTCGGCGCCGCTGTTTCTGCGCTACAACCCCACGCTACTCAAGGGCATGATGGACCCGATTTTCTACTACACCGAAAGCGGCAAGTGGACCAAGCCCTTTGCCGCGCACGACGTGGGCACCTACCCCCTGGCCACCGGCCAGACGTACGGCGAAGACATGCCCGTGGAGGAAAGCGGCAACATGCTCATCTTGGCCGCCGCCATTGCCGCCGCCGAAGGCAATGCCAACTATGCCAAGCAACATTGGCCGGCGCTTACTACCTGGGCACAGTACTTACAGAAAGCCGGTCTTGACCCGGAGAATCAGCTATGTACCGACGATTTCGCCGGCCACCTCGCCCACAACGCCAACCTTTCGGTGAAGGCCATTTTGGGATTGGCCAGCTACGGCCGATTAGCCGGCATGCAGGGCGACAATGCCACGGCCGCTACCTATCAGAAACTCGCTAAGGACATGGCGCAGCAATGGGTACAGATGGCTAAAGACGGCGACCACTACAGCCTGACGTTCGATCAGAAAGGCACTTGGAGCCAAAAGTATAACCTTGTGTGGGACAAGCTATTACGCTTGGACGTATTTCCAGCTGATATCGCCGCTACGGAGATCAACTATTACTTGACCAAGCAACAGCCCTACGGCTTGCCACTCGACAGCCGCAAAACCTACAGCAAGTCGGACTGGATACTCTGGACGGCGACCTTAGCTGACTCGCCCGCTGATTTTCAGAAGATTATTCAGCCTGTTTATCGCTACGCCAACGAAACCTCCGATCGCATTCCGCTCAGCGACTGGCACGAAACTACCGATGGCAAGTCGGTCGGGTTTCGGGCGCGCTCGGTGGTTGGCGGCTATTTTATTAAAATGCTGGAGAAAGACCTGGCTCGTAAGCCGTTGAAATAA